The sequence GCCCGGTGTACTTCGCCACGCCCGAACGGGACGCGATCATCGACCTGGACGTGGCGCGCGGTGAACTCGCCCGCCTCCAGCCGGAGGCGGTCGAGGTGCACTTCGCCGCGGACACCCACTACCTGGAGTTCTCGGCGGTGCGCCGGCAACTGTGGGACTGGCTGGCCGACACGGCGGTGCTCCACACCGTCTGCCGGGAGAGGACCCAGGCGTGATATCCGGCCTGGACGTCCGCGTCGCACAGGTCCCGCTGCACCGCCCCTTCGCCCACGCCACCCACTCCCACAGCCGCACCCGGTCCGTCCTGCTCCACCTGCGCTGGGACGGTGTCCAGGGCTGGGGCGAGGGCGCACCCCGGCCCTACGTCACCGGCGAGACGCTGGTCAGCGCGCACACCGCGCTGACCGGTCTGGACACCGCGGTGCTGGACGTGCTGCTGTCCGGCCTCGACTTCGGCCCCGCCGTAGCGGTACTGGCCGACCTGGACCTGCCACGGCTGCTGGGCGGCCTGCGACGGGCACCGGCCGCGGCCGCCGCACTGGAGACCGCCCTGCTCGACGCGCTGTGCCGCCGGCACGGACTGCCCATGGAGGCCGTCATCGACGCCTGCCCCGGCGTCGACGGCGCCCTGGCCGAACGCCGGGTGCCCCCGCGGCCGGTCAGCCAGGTGGTGGACCTCAGCCGCTCACCCGCCGAGCAGTTCGGCGCCCTCGGCGCCTCGGCGCGCTCCCACCTCGCCCACGTCAAGCTCAAGGCGCTGGGCGACCCGGAGGAGACCGCCCGGCGGGCGGTCGAGGTGCGCAGGACCCTCGGCGACGAGGTGGGCCTGTCGGTCGACGCGAACGGCGCGTGGGACCCGCAGGACGCGCTCAAGGGTGCCGGCCTGCTGCGTGACCAGGCCCGGCCGGACTGGCTGGAGGAGCCCACCACCCCGCGGGACTGGGCGACGATGCGCCGTATCCAGGAACTCGGCGTCCCGGTCATGCTCGACGAGTCCGCCGTGGACCCGGTGGACGTCGACCTGGCCGCCGCCGCCGGCGCCGCGTCCCTGGTGAACGTGCGCATCTCCAAATGCGGCGGGCTGCTGCCCGCGCTGCGCACCGCGGCGCGGGCGGCCGACCACGGCATGCGGGTCCAACTCGGCGTTCAGGTGGGCGAGGTGGGGCCGCTGTGGTCGGTCGGCCGGACCCTCGCCGCCCGGCTGCACGACCCGGTGACCGTGGAGGCCGGGCGCCAGGACGAGTGGTTCCCCACCCCGCTGACCGAGCCCGCCTTCGCCATCGACCGTGACCGGGGGCTGGCCCCGCCGGTCGCCGGCCACGGCCACGGCCTCGCCCCGTCCGCGGCCCTCACGCCGTACCTGCGCACCTCTCCGGAGAGGACGGAAGACCTGTGACCGCGACCCCGCGAACCGCCCTGGTCGTCGGAGCCGCGGGCGGCATCTGCGCGGAACTCTCCCGCGCCCTCGCCCGCCGCGGCGACCGGCTGGTGCTCCTCGACAGCGACGGCGCGGCCTTGAAGGAGCTGGCCGGCCAGGTCGCCGAGCTCACGGAGGTCCGCACCCTGAACGTGGACATCACCGACGTGCGCAGCACCGAGGAACAGCTCGCGACCCTCAGCGGCGGCTGGGCGCCGCAGATCCTGGTCAACGGCGTGGGCGGCGACACCCGGGTGGCTCCGGTCACCGACCTCGACGAGACGTTCCTGAGCGAGTCCCTGGCCCGCAACGTCGTCCCGGTGCTCACCGCGATCCGGCTGTGTGTCCCCGCGATGCGGCGGGCCGGGTACGGCCGCGTCGTCAACTTCAGCTCCGCCGGCGGGCGTACGTACAGCCACTTCAGCAACGCCGCGTACGTGGCCGCGAAGGCGGCCGTCGTCGGGTTGACCAAGCAGGTCGCCTACGAACTCGCGCCGTTCCGGGTGACGGTGAACGCCGTCGCGCACGGCCCGATCGCCACCGAGCGGATCGCGACGGCGTGGGAGCGGCGCCCCGCCGCCGAGCGCGAGCAGGTCCTGTCCAAGATCCCGGTGGGGCGGCTCGGCACGGTCGCCGAGGCGGTGGGCAGCGTGCTCTACCTCTGCTCCGAGGAGGCCGGATACACCACCGGCACCGTCATCGACGTCAACGGCGGACTGCTCATCTGACCGGCCCCCCTCACCAGGGGGGCGACACACCGTGGAAGGAGAGCACCGGATGGGAACCTTTGTCGTGGAGCGCACCTACGTGGGGGACCGCGGCACCCGGGCCGGCTGGGTCCCGCAGCACCGCGCGTACCTGGAGGAACTGATCGAGCGCGGCGTCCTGCTGGCGGCGGGACCGGTGGTCGGTGTCAACGGCGGCCTGCTGATCTACCGCGCCGCCGACCGGTCCGATCTGGACGACGTCCTGGCGGCCGACCCGTTCGCCCGGGCCGGCCTGGTCGCCTCGGTGCGGGTGCTGGACTGGAACCCGACGACCGGCATCTGGGCCGCGAAGGGGGTGCACTGATGGAGATCGTGCGGGTGCGCACCGAGCGGGGCGCCTCCTACGGCCGGGTGGACCGTGCCTCCGGGACCGTCCACCTGCTGAAGGGGGAGACCTTCGGGGAGATCGTGCGCGACCTCCACGAAGGCGTGGCGGCCGAGTCGGGACAACTGGTCCTGTTCGACGAGGAGGTGCTGCTCGCCCCGGCCGAGCCGGGGAAGATCATCGTCATCGGCCGGAACTACGGCGGCCGCGCCGAGGAGGCCGGCCGCCTCGTGGTCCACCTCAAGCCGCCGACCGCCGTGATCGGGCCCAACGACCCGGTCGTCCTGCCACGGATCTCCCGCGACACCCGCTTCGAGGGCGAACTCGCCGTCGTCATCGGGCGGGTCTGCCGGGACATCGCCCCTGAGGAGGCCGACGGGGCCGTCTTCGGCTACACCTGCGCCAACGACGTCACGGCGTGGGACGTGG comes from Streptomyces sp. NBC_00448 and encodes:
- a CDS encoding enolase C-terminal domain-like protein, with product MISGLDVRVAQVPLHRPFAHATHSHSRTRSVLLHLRWDGVQGWGEGAPRPYVTGETLVSAHTALTGLDTAVLDVLLSGLDFGPAVAVLADLDLPRLLGGLRRAPAAAAALETALLDALCRRHGLPMEAVIDACPGVDGALAERRVPPRPVSQVVDLSRSPAEQFGALGASARSHLAHVKLKALGDPEETARRAVEVRRTLGDEVGLSVDANGAWDPQDALKGAGLLRDQARPDWLEEPTTPRDWATMRRIQELGVPVMLDESAVDPVDVDLAAAAGAASLVNVRISKCGGLLPALRTAARAADHGMRVQLGVQVGEVGPLWSVGRTLAARLHDPVTVEAGRQDEWFPTPLTEPAFAIDRDRGLAPPVAGHGHGLAPSAALTPYLRTSPERTEDL
- a CDS encoding SDR family NAD(P)-dependent oxidoreductase — translated: MTATPRTALVVGAAGGICAELSRALARRGDRLVLLDSDGAALKELAGQVAELTEVRTLNVDITDVRSTEEQLATLSGGWAPQILVNGVGGDTRVAPVTDLDETFLSESLARNVVPVLTAIRLCVPAMRRAGYGRVVNFSSAGGRTYSHFSNAAYVAAKAAVVGLTKQVAYELAPFRVTVNAVAHGPIATERIATAWERRPAAEREQVLSKIPVGRLGTVAEAVGSVLYLCSEEAGYTTGTVIDVNGGLLI
- a CDS encoding YciI family protein gives rise to the protein MGTFVVERTYVGDRGTRAGWVPQHRAYLEELIERGVLLAAGPVVGVNGGLLIYRAADRSDLDDVLAADPFARAGLVASVRVLDWNPTTGIWAAKGVH
- a CDS encoding fumarylacetoacetate hydrolase family protein, with the translated sequence MEIVRVRTERGASYGRVDRASGTVHLLKGETFGEIVRDLHEGVAAESGQLVLFDEEVLLAPAEPGKIIVIGRNYGGRAEEAGRLVVHLKPPTAVIGPNDPVVLPRISRDTRFEGELAVVIGRVCRDIAPEEADGAVFGYTCANDVTAWDVGSDGGQWTTAKGFDSFCPLGPSITTDLDPLHAEITTRVNGEVRQSGSTAGLVRSVHQLVAGLSALMTLLPGDVLLTGTPEGSAALHDGDVVEVGIAGVGVLRNPVSG